tcactcacactcacctagagccggacatcctggaatgtgaagtcaggtgggccttaggaagcatcactacgaacaaagcaagtggaggtgatggaattccagttaagctctttcaaatcctgaaagatgatgctgtgaaagtgctgcactcaatatgccagcaaatttagaaaactcagcagtggccacaagactggaaaagatcagttttcattccaatcccaaagaaaggcaatgccaaagaatgctcaaactaccacacagttgcactcatctcacatgctagtaaagtaatgctcaaaattctccaggccaggcttcagcaatatgtgaaccatgaacttccagatgttcaagctggttttagaaaaggcagaggaactagagatcaaacatccgctggatcacagaaaaagtaagagagttccagaaaaacatctatttctactttattgactatgccaaagcctttgactgtgtggatcacaataaactgtggaaaattctgaaagagatgggaataccagaccacctgacctgcctcttgagaaacctatatgcaggtcaggaagcaacagttagaactgggcatggaacaacagaccggttccaaataggcaaaggagtacgtcaaggctgtatattgtcaccctgcttatttaacttatatgcagacatcataagaaacactgggctggaagaagcacaagctggaatcaagatttcccggagaaatatcaataacctcagatatgcagatgatatcacccttatggcagaaagtgaagaactaatgagcctcttgatgaaacttaaagaggagaatgaaaaagttggcttgaagatcaacattcagaaaactaagatcatggcatctggtcccttaacttcatggcaaatagatagggaaacagtggaaccagtggctgactatttttctgggctcaaaatcactgcagacagtgattgcagccatgaaattaaaatacacttgctccttggaagaaaagttatgaccaacctagacagcatattaaaaagcagagacattactttgccaacaaaggtccatctagtcaaggctatggtttttgcagtagtcatgtatggatgtgagagttggactataaagaaagctgagcaccaaaaaattgatgcttttgaactgtggtattggagatgactcttgatagtcccttggactgtaaggagatccaaccagtccatcctaaaggagatcagtcctgggtattcattggaaggactgatgttgaagctgaaattccaatactttggccacctgatgcaaggagctgactcatttgaaaagaccctgatgctgggaaagattgagcacaagaggagaaggggatgacagaggatgagatggttggatggcatcactgacacaatggacatgggtttgggtggactctgggagttggtgatggacagggaggcctggcgtgctgtggttcatagggttgcaaagagtcagacatgactgagagactgaactgaagtgaactgaactagaCATACTAATGAAAGACAAGAATTGACAGCATGGACAGCTAGCCACTAAAGGCATGATATGAAAGCCAAATGGCTCCACATAAGTATTTAAAGAAACCAGCCAAAGCACAGCATGTACTGGAAAATCACACCCACTCCTGTCCTGAATCCAGGGttctgatgggaaagactagattcATGGAGCAATATTTGCCACCCCAAAGTATCTCTTTGACTTGTCATTTAGTTCAAGTTGATGACAATTAAGGCCTAAAAGACTCAGGAACAACCTCGACCTTTCCCAGAACTCCCTAAAAGAAAGTATACAGAGGACCTTTTCCAGGAGGGGAGCCATCACCATAGATCACTACGGTTTGAACTAGTGGTAGTAGACAGAGAGGAACCTAACAAAGTCTGTTAAAATTTCTCTCTGTGACCAATGTTTATAAGACAGTACTTGTCATTCATAAAATACACAGATGATTCACATTGTAGGATTTGGGGGCTTAAGTGAATGATTTTGAGATCACTTTTCTCAAAACATAAGTCAATACAGTAGGGGATGGTATTCCTTTATAAACACATGGGTTCTACAGAGTGAAACTGCAAAATATGGATTTAGAATTAAAGTCCCTGAGAAGACAGTGTGTGAATTCCCAAAAGCCTGCTCAATGCCACCTTCATATCCTTGTTCCTGAGGCTGTAAATGAAGGGGTTCAGTATCAGTGTCACTACAGTGTAAAACACAGCCCTACTCACCCCCAGAATGTGATGAAGGAGGGCACAGGTAGACCCCAATAGCCATGCCGTAGAACAAGAAGACCACCATGAGGTGGGacccacaggtggagaaggcctttTGCCTGCCAGAGGCAGATGGGACCCTGAGGATGCTGGAGATGATACGTGTGTGTGACAGGATGATCAGGCAGAGAGGACCAGTCAGTATCATGGAGCCCACAGCAAACAGGGTTACCTGGTTGATGCTAGTATCTGAGCAGGAGAGTTACAGCAGAGGGACCACGTCACAGAAAAAGTAATGGATAGTGTTGTCTgcacagaaagaaagcctggccaTGAGCAGGGTGTGTAAGAGGGCAGCGAGCTTGGTGAGAACCCAGCATGCTGCCAGAAGGAGCACGCACACAAAAGGAGCACGCACTCATGAGCGTGGAGTAGTGAAGGGGcggcagatggccacatagcggtcataggccatcacccCCAAGAGGAAGTCATCCAGTGCCCCGAATGTCATGAACAAGTGCATCTGGGCCAAACATCCCCCTAGGATATAGTCTGACTGTCAGTCTGAATGTTCACCAGCATCTTGGGAACCGTGGTGGAAGAAAAGCTGGCATCAGTCAAAGAGAGGTTGGCcaagaagaagtacatgggggtgtggaggtgggggtcAGAGCCTATGGCCAGGATGATGAGCAGATCTCCTAGCATAGTGACCAGGTACATGGCCAAGAAGATGCCAAATAGGAGAGGCTGCTGCTCTGGCCTCTCAGAAAGACCCAAGAGGAGGAATTCAGTGGCACTGGACTGGTTGTTCTGGTCCATGCCACCACACCTCCTGAAGGGAGAGAAGACAGACATGTCAGAGACTATACAAAAGGTGGTACTTCTAACTCTCTTTGAAAGAGACCCCCCCTCATCCAGTTCATATATGTGCACATCCCAAGTCCTGGATCTTCCCACATGGTGCCTATTGTCCCCTATTCATCTGATTTAGGCCTCTTACTCAGGCTTCTCCTCATAATCTAACTTGCACTATCTGCATTTTAGGTTCCTGCCCATAAACAAAGCTCACCAACCACCTTCTCACCACCAAGCATGTTATATTCTTGCCAATTGCTTTATTCTGCTGACCACATGGGGGTCACCAGTGTTGCTGTGGAAGCCACAATATTGCAcgacaaaataaaataatcaataccAACCAAGAAATAtccaaaataatatttgaatatacTGTTTTCCTGCCACCACTCTTGAAGCCCTGACTGAAAGGCAGTGCTCCCTGGCCACTGTGATTGCTGACAATCCCTTAGATTATCTGCCATCAGCCAAGCGGGCATTTGTCCCCTGAAGGGTACATGTTGCAGTATGTGAATACACAACACAGAGTTAATCAGAGAGCACAGCACATGGTCTGTCCCTCCAGCAGAACATTTTCCCCCGTCCCACTCCTTAACCACTGAGAGTTCCCAAACCCTCTCTCTCCTTTGTCAAAGCCAACCTGCTTGCTCACACCCAGCTCTCCCCAGGAGTCCTTTAGTGCTTTTCTCTTGCTCACACCCAGCTCTCCCCAGGAGTCCTTTAGTCCTTTTCTCTTAAATTATCTTCCTGTCTTGAGTTATTCAGATGTCTCAGACATCTGAACAAAATCATATGCCTTCTGATATATGTGCTGTGTATACTTATCAAAGATTTGCAGTGTGAATATttgatgcacacacacatattaataataaagcaaaacatGGTAAAATTTTAGTCTTTCTGGAATGTGGGCAAAGGGCATACAGGAATTCATTTTATCATCTTTACAACATTTTTCTAAGtctgaaatcatttaaaaattaaattaaaaaattctgaGTCCCAGCTGGAACTCTGCCCAAGGTAAGTTTGAGCTTGGAACCATGCCCAAGAAGGAAGGAATGCCAGTCAGCCCTGGCATTAGAGACACTCTCCCCTGTGACTCCTCCAGTCCCCTCTGGCTCCTGGACATGCTACTCACAAAACGGTAGTAAGAAATTGGCCGATTAATCCACAGGAGCTCTTCCTGTACTATGAAGAGAAGCTGAGGATTTAAGCAACAGTCTGAAAGAGGTGTCTGAACTGATGACAAGCACAGGTCAGAAGGAGCTGGAAATCCATACTTGCCGAAGGATCTATTTGGGTTTGAGTGTGAGTATGTCTGTgttcatgagtgtgtgtgtgtgtgtgcgtgcttgtgTGTGAGTTGTCTGATAATCATTTGTATATCGTGTATGCTTGTGTATTTGTTGCTTGGTAGTTTGTGTGTGTGGGCTGTGTATGATTGTGTATGTGTTGTTTGatagtcgtgtgtgtgtgtgtgtcctctgtaCCTGACTCAGCCTGATTCTCTTCCTGAGTTAGACCCAGTCCAGGCCTGTTTTAGCACACAGAGATCTAGTTGTCAGCCTCTTAACATGCAATTAGCAGCTCCTGAGCAGTGCCCATCATCTTAAATATCTGCCTCCTGTTGTCATGATGGGGCACGTCCCCCACCAGGCAGGCATTACAGCTCAGGGTGAGGGCTCAGCATCGGGGCTGCTGGAGCAGATGCCTGACCTCATCAAGGAACCAAGGTCAGACAGGGCTCAACCTCCACTAGGCAGCCAGAGCTTAGTGTTTGTCCAACCTGTGTTTTTGGGTGATGCACTGGTGAGTGAGAGCTGGAATGTGTGTTGTTTgcttctgtctgtgtgtgtgtcatgaAGGGCAcaggttggtggtggtggtgaatagGCTTAGCCTACCCATGCTAACTGCCTTCACCTCGCAAGGATTTGGGGCACAAGCAAACCTCAATTAAGGGAGTGTGTGTGCTGCTTGCAGTGAGTGCATGactgggtgtgcatgtgtgttgttGTGTGTCTTGTAAGATTTTTGTAGTTGGCCTTGTATGTTTTTGATGGTGTGTATGTATAGTGATGAGCTATGTGTATGCGgtgtgtttatgtattttataaggTGTGTCATGCTGTGCCAGTGGTGTGTTGTGAGTGTATTGTTGGATGACACATGATTGTGCATTGTATATGTCTTGCTTTGTGTGTTATTTATGACTTGTACATATACGAGTGTTTACGATCTGAACCACAGACTGGTTATCCTTCCCCTGGAATGAGTCTCAGACACAGATGACAGGAATCCTCAGAtcagcagggtgtgtgtgtgtgcataagaCAGAGAGATTTCTATGTGTGTTTGAGGACTCctgattgtcaggagaaatatcagtaacctcagatatgcagatgacaccacccttatggcagaaagggaagaggaactcaaaagcctcttgatgaaagtaaaagtggagagtcaaaaagttggcttaaagctcaacattcagaaaatgaagatcatggcatctggtcccatcacttcatgggaaatagatgtggaaacagtggaaacagtgtcagactttatttttgggggctccaaaatcactgcagatggtgattgaagccatgaaattaaaagacgcttactccttggaggaaaagttatgaccaacctagatagcatattgaaaagcagagacattactttgccaacaaaggtccatctagtcaaggctatggtttttccagtggtcatgtatggatgtgagaattggactgtgaagaaagctgagtgccgaagaattgatgcttttgaactgtggtgttggagaagactcttgagagtcccttggactgcaaggagatccaaccagtccattctgaaggagatcagccctgggatttctttggaaggaatgatgctaaagctgaaactccagtactttggccacctcatgcgaagagttgattcattggaaagactctgatgctgggagggattgggggcaggaggagaaggggatgacagaggatgagatggctggatggcatcactgactcgatggatgtgagtctgagtgaattccgggagttggtgatggacagggggcctggagtgctgcgattcatggggtcacagagttggacacgactgagcgactgaactgactgactcactGACTTGCATCCATGATCTCAAATATCTTCTTATGTGACCTTCTTCTAGGGTAACATCAACTGATATAACCAATGCTCCAAGTGACTGTTTCCTGTAAAGGAACCGCCCTCATTTTCAGACACCTGAGAGTGACTGAGTCTCTCAAAGTTTTGTATCTCTTTGCTTCATTTAATGTCCCAGCAAAGAAACACTAGGCACCCTGCTGAGTGAAGTTAGAATGcaggagccccccccccaaaaaaatgggTGCAATACCTTGGAAGGCCActtaattcttttatttcagttccgttcagttcagtcactcaatcgtgtccgactgtttgcaaccccatgaattgcagcactccaggcctccctgtccatcaccaactcccagagttcactcaaactcatgtccctcgagtcggtgatgccatccatccatctcatcctctgttgttcccttctcctcctgcccccaatccctcccagcatcagagtcctttccaatgagtcaactcttcgcatgaggtggccaaaatattggagtttcagcttcagcatcagtccttccaatgaacacccaggactgatctcctttagaatggactggttggatctccttgcagtacaagggactctcaagagtcttctccaacaccacagttcaaaagcatcagttctttggtgctcagctttcttcacagtccaaatctcacatccatacttgactactggaaaaaccatagccttgactagatggacctttgttggcaaagtaatgtctctgcatttgaatatgctatctaggttggtcataaatggAAGCTCACAAATTCTCAATAATTATCGATGGCTTAAACATaagctatggagaaggcaatggcaccccactccagtactcttgcctggaaaatcccatggacagaggagcctgataggctgcagtccatggggtcgctaagagtcagcacgactaagtgacttcaatttcactttttactttcatgcattggagaaggaaatggcaacccactccagtgttcttgcctggagaatcccagggacaggggagcctggtgggctgctgtctatggggtcgcatagagtcggacacgactgaagctacttagcagcagcagcagcaaacataagCTAATGTATGTGAGAGCCTTTTGGCATCTGGAAAGTATACAAATATGAATGAAAGGAATTATCTAGACAGAGCACTAAGAGAATTCAGGacagcttcagtttccttgaaGCCCTCAAATAACACAGAGCGTCTGGCACCCATGACAATGAAAGGAGATGCTTCCATATTAAAGGTACAGAATCTGATCACACAAATAGTATTAGACTGAACTACATGAAGTAACTAATAGTTGATCATTTTTAACCTacagaaaaaagtaattttatatatgtaatacatatatattcttatttgtaTATTCCTATACATATgttcatgtgtatgtatgtatgtatatgaatatagTTCAATCTATATCTGTAtgggatatatacacatatgtatatgcccCAGGTTCCATATATGTTTTTATACAGTCcatctatgtatgtatatatacacacacattaccatatatatgtgaatatatatgcatCCCATCTCTGACAGCTGCATCAGCTACATGCCTGTGAAATTGATATCATTTATGTTGTCATTTCCTAAAAGCTTAAAAGCAGAAAGAACACTAATTGTTAATACCATAAGATTTTGTTGTAAGGCTGACATGTGGATTTAATTAGTAAATGTATAtaaagtgttagtctcttagtcgtgtccaactctttgctaccccatggactgtagcacaccaggctcttctgtccatggaattctccaggcaagaatactgaagtgggttaccatttccttctccagaggatcttccctacccagggatcaaacccgggtctcctgcattgcaggcagattctttaccatctgagccaccagggaaggccaataaTGTATGAAAAACCCTTAGCATAGTGCTGGTAACATAGTATAATCCCCTAAGTGTTCACCATCATTATGAAAAATAGTCTGTGGACTATTTTGTTTTGGGAGCTATTTTGGCATTAAGTGGTGTTAAGCCATTTCTAGAGGACCAATGAGTTTATAGCTATAGGTCAACGGCACTAACCAGGTTCCCAGGAGGTGTTTCACAAGGCTCCAACACCACCACCTCAGCCCAGAAACACCTGAGATCATTTTATAGAGACTCATCTATTATTTCTGCCACAGTGAAGTATTATGGTTTGGCTCCATCTCATTGACATAAACTATCCCAGCATGTTTATGGAAAATATTCTCACAGAAGAAAGGGAACTTGCCTTTCTTCTTCACTGCTGCGTTTTCAATCCTGAGTAGAGGGCAGGGTTCAGACTCAATGTTCAATAAATAATGGTTGAATGAAACAGCAAACATCCTCTGGCCTTTGTGCAATGAGGTCTTGTTGGCTACTTCTGGGTGTAATGTTTTTCTGGATCCAGACTGGGATAGAGCAAGGATGCATGCATCCACAGGGACTAGAAATGAATAGGAAGATGgttaaaaattcattgttttctcaGAAAATGCAGTCCAGAATATACCCGTACCATTCTTCCTGATGTTCCTAAACCCCCTTTATCCCCAGCAGGGAATGAGACCTGAGAACCAGAGCAGCGTGTCCGAgttcctcctcctggggctccCCATCCGGTCAGAGCAGCAGGGTGTGTTCTTCGCCCTGTTCCTGGGTGTGTACCTGACCACGGTGCTGGGCAACCTGCTCATCCTCCTGCTCATCAGGCTGGACCCTCgcctgcacacccccatgtacttcttcctcagccATTTGGCCCTCACTGACGTCTCCTTCTCATCTGTCACCCTCCCTAAGATGCTCATGAACATGCAGACTCGATGCCAAGCTATCACATATGCAGGGTGCATTTCACAGGTGTATTGCTTTATATTCTTCGGTTGCCTTGACAGCTTTCTTCTTGCTGCGATGGCCTATGACAGGTATGTGGCTGTCTGTCACCCTCTCCACTACACTGCCATCATGAGGGATGAGCTTTGTGTCATCCTAGTGGCTGGGTGCTGGCTCGCCGCTTGTGCCCAGGCTCTGTTGCACACCCTCCTTGTGGACCAGTTGACTTTCTGTGCAGGGACTGTCATCCCTCACTTCTTCTGTGATCTCTCTGTTGTGCTCAAGTCCTCCTGCTCTGACACCTCCCTCAATGAGCTGCTCATCCTCACTGAAGGAGGACTGATCTTCACCTTGCCTTTGGGTGGTATCCTGGGCTCCTATATCCGCATGGCAGCCGTCATCCTGAAGGTCCCCTCCTTCACAAGAATCTTCAAAGCCTTGTCTACCTGTGGTTCTCACCTCTTCGTAGTGTTTTTATATTATGGGACAATTGCGGGTGTGTACTATTTCCCCTCATCAGGCAACTCCAAAGTCAAGGACATAGTTGCTTCATTGATGTACATGGTGGTcacccccatgctgaaccccttcatctacagcctgaggaatAAGGATATGAAACATGCTCTTCAGAAAATTTTCAGGACCATGGGCACCCCTGACTATCGTTAATTCCTTCCCTATGCAATAGGCACTCATAAGGCTGTAAAATATGTTTCCTTTAGAAGTTGTAACTTGGACAAATCTTATCACTGACACCATTTTTCTTTTagtctcattttatattttctctcatcTTTTTCCTCACCTGATTTCCGCCCCCCCCCCATCTGCTCTCTGAATTCTATGTATTAATGTTTCTGCACTGAAATTCCAACCCTTCCTATGATGGTCACTGCAAGCTGTGAGACTTTGAATCCACTTCCCTGAGATTTTAGCTTTCTTGTCTCCATATTTTTCTTCAGTAATCTTCTTGTCTTATAGTGATATCAACACATAGTCATATGAATTTTCTTAATACCaccaaatttcatttatttcatgtgTGAGGAATTCAGAAGAAGTTACCAAACTGGTTTATCTATGGAATGGTATCAATTACAGCTGGCATTAATTAATATACAATTTTAACTTgcaatttatttaatcctcagcACCATCCTCTTATAAGGATGCTAACATTTTCCATATTTACAAAGCAAAGAAAAGTCCAGGCtctccagatggcactagtggtaaagaacacgcctgccaatgcaagagacatacaAGACAAAGATTCTATCACTAGGGGGGGGACGATCCCcttgaggagagcatggcaacccactctactattttagcctggagaatcccatggacagagcagactggcaggctacagtccataagggtgcaaagagtcagacacacctgaagtgAATTATCACACATACATGCAGAAGTCCAGAGAAATCAAGTAACTGCCCTTACTTACATGTCTCAGACATGTATGACTTTAAAACCATGTGTTTAATCAGATTATTTTATTGCCATTATCTTGATCTCTAACACTGTTTACCAGTTTGGATGTTTTTGTCCTTATATAAAGTATACAATAAATACTCTTTTGTGGTCCACTTTTTTGCTTCAGTATCACTATGGCTAACTCAGTCTCAAGGCTTTATAATTTTCTAATGTGTCTATATGCCTTCATGTACTCATCCATTCTAGTTGTCActgatatttggattgtttccagttggGACTTGTGTATATACCTAAGAATGGAGTTTGGGGTTCACAATGAATGCATATTTTCAGCCTTAATAGTTTGcatcagaaaatgaaagtgtttgtACCAATCATCCTTGTAACATGTGAAACACTAGTCCACTTCCTCACCACATTTATACCATCCGTCTTTTCCACGCATACATTTTTATGGGTTTGCAGAACTGTGttatgattttaatttacatttgtcTGATACGTCCTATAGTCTGTCCTCTTTGCCTCTGCTTGTTAATCATTTGGGTATCTTCTCTTACAAAGGACCTCTTCCCAGTTCTTTGCTGCTGTTTTATTGGGTAGTCTGCTTTTATAAATTGCTTCCCAGGAATTCTTTAAATATGATATTTATGACTccttttttggatatatatatatatatatatatttatatagagagaGTTTTTTTCTTCCATTAGGTTGCTTGTTTGTGCATTGTATTAATGATTCTTTTGTCAAACAGAAGTTCTAATCTTAAtgtaatagatatttttccaatcTGGTTAATTCGGTTTGTGTTCTGTTGAAGAAATCTTTGTGTATCCAAAATTCATAAAGATATTACTCtaagatttttccttttaaatttcttgttttatctttaatattctttgatatttgtatttaaaatccACCTGG
This DNA window, taken from Bubalus kerabau isolate K-KA32 ecotype Philippines breed swamp buffalo chromosome 11, PCC_UOA_SB_1v2, whole genome shotgun sequence, encodes the following:
- the LOC129623518 gene encoding olfactory receptor 1J2-like, with the translated sequence MRPENQSSVSEFLLLGLPIRSEQQGVFFALFLGVYLTTVLGNLLILLLIRLDPRLHTPMYFFLSHLALTDVSFSSVTLPKMLMNMQTRCQAITYAGCISQVYCFIFFGCLDSFLLAAMAYDRYVAVCHPLHYTAIMRDELCVILVAGCWLAACAQALLHTLLVDQLTFCAGTVIPHFFCDLSVVLKSSCSDTSLNELLILTEGGLIFTLPLGGILGSYIRMAAVILKVPSFTRIFKALSTCGSHLFVVFLYYGTIAGVYYFPSSGNSKVKDIVASLMYMVVTPMLNPFIYSLRNKDMKHALQKIFRRKLYFSKNLSISSSLSILLAYNC